Proteins encoded by one window of Serratia nevei:
- a CDS encoding YccS/YhfK family putative transporter, whose amino-acid sequence MWRRLIYHPEINYALRQTLVLCLPVLFGLLIGQLQLGLMFSLVPACCNIAGLDTPHKRFFKRLIVGGSLFAFSSVLLQQALLWHVPLPALMLGLALLLGVTGEISPLHARLLPAALVAAIFALSTAGTVPIWQAPLLYAIGTAWYGLFTWFWFKLWKEQPMRETLSQLYLELADYFEAKYSLLTQHTDPQTALPPLLVRQQKVMDLISLLYQQLNFLPHANNLEQKRLQRAFQVAMDLQEHITVSLHLPEEVQKLVEQSQAEAIIRRNAQVIAGRLRVVAHDILYHQHSKRFSMTHELAALEKMAAQHPDNPVGQFCYYHFSRIARLLRTQHPLYRRDLMPGQHRLPFWPALVSYLSFKSTALRNAARLGVALAVGSSLGAVFNLPKPYWILLTIMLVSQNGYNATRVRIQHRALGTIAGLLLAAGLLQLQLPEGETLSIMLVITLLAYLVSRKNYGLSVIGFTVTAVYTLQLLALNGSHFLVPRLIDTLIGCVLAFGGTIWLWPQWQSGLLRKNAHQALENDQAALRLMLKQPEPDATALAYTRMQVNQAHNALFTSLNQAMQEPGFASNYLADMRLWVTHSQFIVEHLNAMTILAREHYMLTPKLAEEYLQTCEIALQSCQQRLEYDGPSSGNSGIMQPPDLHPDMPVTEMERHLRRILSHLSVMHTISSLAWRQRPHHGIWLKRKLRDQ is encoded by the coding sequence ATGTGGCGCCGCCTGATCTACCACCCGGAAATCAACTACGCACTGCGACAAACGCTGGTGTTGTGCCTGCCGGTACTGTTCGGCCTGCTGATAGGCCAGCTGCAGCTCGGCCTGATGTTCTCCCTCGTGCCCGCCTGCTGCAATATCGCCGGGCTGGATACGCCGCATAAGCGCTTCTTTAAACGGCTGATCGTCGGCGGTTCGCTGTTCGCCTTCAGCAGCGTGCTGCTGCAACAGGCCCTGCTGTGGCACGTGCCGCTGCCGGCGCTGATGCTGGGCCTGGCGCTGCTGCTCGGCGTCACCGGGGAAATCAGCCCGCTGCACGCCCGGCTGTTGCCGGCGGCGCTGGTGGCCGCCATCTTCGCCCTCAGCACGGCCGGCACGGTACCCATCTGGCAGGCGCCGCTGCTGTACGCGATCGGCACCGCCTGGTACGGCTTATTCACCTGGTTCTGGTTCAAGCTGTGGAAAGAGCAGCCGATGCGCGAGACGCTGAGCCAGCTCTACCTGGAACTGGCGGACTATTTCGAAGCCAAATACTCACTGCTGACCCAGCACACCGATCCGCAGACCGCGCTGCCGCCGCTGCTGGTGCGCCAGCAAAAGGTGATGGATCTGATCAGCCTGTTGTACCAACAGCTTAATTTCCTGCCGCACGCCAACAACCTCGAGCAAAAGCGCCTGCAGCGCGCCTTTCAGGTGGCGATGGACCTGCAGGAGCACATCACCGTCAGCCTGCATCTGCCGGAAGAGGTGCAAAAACTGGTGGAGCAGAGCCAGGCCGAAGCGATCATTCGCCGCAATGCTCAGGTGATCGCCGGCCGACTGCGCGTGGTGGCGCACGATATTCTCTATCATCAACATTCGAAGCGCTTCTCCATGACCCACGAGCTGGCGGCGCTGGAAAAAATGGCGGCGCAGCATCCCGATAATCCGGTCGGCCAGTTTTGTTATTACCACTTCAGCCGCATCGCCCGCCTGCTGCGCACCCAGCATCCACTGTACCGCCGCGACCTGATGCCCGGCCAGCACCGCCTGCCGTTTTGGCCGGCGCTGGTCAGCTATCTGTCGTTCAAATCCACCGCCCTGCGCAACGCCGCGCGGCTGGGCGTAGCGCTGGCGGTCGGCAGCAGCCTGGGTGCGGTATTCAACCTGCCGAAGCCTTACTGGATCCTGCTCACCATCATGCTGGTGAGCCAAAACGGGTATAACGCCACCCGGGTGCGTATTCAGCACCGTGCGCTGGGCACGATTGCCGGGCTATTGCTGGCGGCCGGGCTGCTGCAGCTGCAGTTGCCGGAGGGAGAAACGCTGAGCATCATGCTGGTGATCACCCTACTGGCCTACCTGGTTTCGCGCAAGAACTACGGGCTGTCGGTGATTGGCTTTACGGTCACGGCGGTTTACACCCTGCAGCTGCTGGCGCTGAACGGCTCGCATTTTCTGGTACCGCGCCTGATCGATACGCTGATCGGCTGCGTGCTGGCGTTCGGCGGCACCATTTGGCTGTGGCCGCAGTGGCAAAGCGGGCTGCTGCGCAAGAATGCCCATCAGGCGCTGGAGAACGATCAAGCCGCGCTGCGGCTGATGCTGAAGCAACCGGAACCGGACGCCACCGCGTTGGCCTATACCCGCATGCAGGTCAACCAGGCACACAACGCGCTGTTCACCTCGCTCAATCAGGCGATGCAAGAGCCGGGGTTCGCGTCAAACTATCTGGCGGACATGCGGCTGTGGGTCACTCACAGCCAGTTCATCGTCGAACACCTGAACGCCATGACCATTCTGGCACGCGAGCACTACATGCTGACGCCGAAACTGGCGGAAGAGTATCTGCAGACCTGTGAAATCGCGCTGCAAAGCTGCCAGCAGCGGTTGGAATACGACGGCCCGAGCAGCGGCAACAGCGGCATCATGCAGCCGCCGGATCTGCATCCGGACATGCCCGTTACCGAGATGGAGCGCCATCTGCGGCGCATTTTGTCGCACCTGAGCGTGATGCACACCATTTCGTCGCTGGCCTGGCGCCAGCGCCCGCACCACGGCATCTGGCTCAAGCGCAAACTGCGCGATCAATAA
- the argD gene encoding bifunctional acetylornithine/succinyldiaminopimelate transaminase — MTEKSAVSRSTFDQVILPVYAPAQFVPVRGQGSRVWDQQGKEYIDFSGGIAVTALGHCHPALVEALKRQGETLWHTSNVFTNEPALRLASKLIDATFADRVFFANSGAEANEAAFKLARHYAITRHSPYKTKIIAFYNAFHGRTLFTVSVGGQAKYSDGFGPKPADIVHVPFNDLAAVKAVMDDHTCAVVMEPIQGEGGITPVDAGFLKGVRELCDQHQALLVFDEVQSGMGRSGKLFAYMHYGVTPDILTTAKALGGGFPVSAMLTTEDIASVMQVGTHGTTYGGNPLACAVAEAALDVINTPEVLSGIEQRHALYVQALQHIGDKYGIFTAIRGMGLLIGAELTPHYHGRARDFLTVAAARGLMILNAGPNVIRFAPSLVVELQDIEAGMALFELAVQDVINA, encoded by the coding sequence ATGACTGAAAAATCCGCAGTGAGCCGCAGTACCTTTGACCAGGTGATCCTGCCTGTTTATGCGCCTGCCCAGTTTGTGCCGGTGCGCGGCCAAGGCAGCCGGGTCTGGGATCAGCAGGGAAAAGAGTACATCGATTTTTCCGGCGGCATCGCGGTGACGGCGCTGGGGCACTGCCATCCGGCGCTGGTCGAGGCGCTCAAACGCCAGGGCGAAACCCTGTGGCATACCAGCAACGTCTTCACCAATGAGCCTGCGCTGCGCCTGGCAAGCAAACTGATCGACGCTACCTTCGCCGATCGGGTGTTCTTCGCCAACTCCGGCGCTGAGGCCAACGAGGCGGCGTTCAAACTGGCGCGCCATTACGCCATCACCCGCCACAGCCCGTACAAAACTAAAATCATCGCTTTCTATAACGCGTTTCACGGCCGCACGCTATTCACCGTGTCGGTGGGCGGGCAGGCTAAATACTCCGACGGGTTCGGGCCGAAGCCGGCCGACATCGTGCACGTGCCGTTCAACGATTTGGCGGCGGTGAAGGCGGTGATGGACGACCACACCTGCGCGGTGGTGATGGAGCCGATTCAGGGCGAGGGCGGTATTACGCCGGTCGACGCCGGCTTCCTCAAAGGCGTGCGCGAGCTGTGCGACCAACATCAGGCGCTGCTGGTGTTCGACGAAGTGCAAAGCGGCATGGGGCGCAGCGGCAAACTGTTCGCCTATATGCATTATGGCGTGACGCCGGACATTCTCACCACCGCCAAGGCGCTGGGCGGCGGTTTCCCGGTCAGCGCCATGCTGACCACCGAAGACATTGCGTCGGTGATGCAGGTGGGCACCCACGGCACCACCTACGGCGGCAACCCGCTGGCCTGCGCGGTGGCGGAGGCGGCGCTGGACGTGATCAATACGCCGGAGGTGCTGAGCGGCATTGAGCAGCGTCATGCGCTGTATGTGCAGGCTTTGCAGCATATCGGCGATAAATACGGTATTTTCACCGCGATTCGCGGCATGGGGCTGCTGATTGGCGCCGAGCTGACGCCGCATTATCACGGCAGGGCGCGCGACTTCCTCACCGTCGCCGCCGCGCGTGGGTTGATGATCCTCAATGCCGGGCCGAACGTGATCCGCTTCGCGCCGTCGCTGGTGGTGGAGCTGCAGGATATCGAGGCCGGCATGGCGCTGTTCGAGCTGGCGGTGCAGGATGTGATCAACGCCTGA
- a CDS encoding aminodeoxychorismate synthase component II has protein sequence MLLLIDNYDSFTYNLYQYFCELGAEVLVKRNDELQLADIERLAPQHLVISPGPCTPNEAGISLAAIRHFAGKLPILGVCLGHQALGQAFGAEVVRARAVMHGKTSAIRHLGVGVFRGLSDPLTVTRYHSLVLKADTLPDCFEVTAWSERDGVRDEIMGIRHRTLALEGVQFHPESVLSEQGHQLLDNFLKR, from the coding sequence ATGCTGCTGCTGATCGATAACTACGACTCCTTTACCTATAACCTTTACCAGTACTTCTGCGAATTGGGCGCCGAGGTGCTGGTGAAGCGCAACGATGAGCTGCAGCTGGCCGATATCGAGCGGCTGGCGCCGCAGCATCTGGTGATTTCCCCTGGCCCCTGTACCCCGAACGAAGCGGGTATCTCGCTGGCCGCCATTCGTCATTTCGCCGGCAAGCTGCCGATCCTCGGCGTGTGCCTGGGGCACCAGGCGCTGGGGCAGGCGTTCGGCGCCGAGGTGGTGCGCGCCCGCGCGGTGATGCACGGCAAAACCTCGGCGATTCGTCACCTGGGCGTCGGCGTGTTTCGTGGCCTGAGCGATCCGCTGACCGTGACCCGCTATCACTCGCTGGTGCTGAAAGCCGATACGCTGCCGGACTGTTTTGAAGTGACCGCCTGGAGCGAGCGCGACGGCGTGCGCGACGAGATCATGGGCATCCGCCACCGCACTTTGGCGTTGGAAGGCGTGCAGTTCCATCCGGAAAGCGTGCTCAGCGAGCAGGGCCACCAGCTGTTGGATAATTTCCTCAAGCGTTAA
- a CDS encoding helicase HerA-like domain-containing protein, translated as MSEPRIIAKAMKDGKPEQDLVILPALANRHGLITGATGTGKTVTLQKMAEQFSRIGVPVFLSDVKGDLSGIGAEGVPSEKLQARLAAIGVTDWQPQACTIIPWDIYGEKGHPIRATISDLGPLLLGRLLDLNEVQSGVLQLVFKIADDNALLLLDMKDLRAMVQFVGDNAKQFQTQYGNISAASIGAIQRGLLTLEEQGANQFFGEPMLDINDLMKTDANGHGVINLLAADKLINQPKLYSVFLLWLLAELFEHLPEVGDPEQPKLVFFFDEAHLLFNDAPAALLTKIEQVVRLIRSKGVGIYFVTQNPLDIPDSVLGQLGNRVQHALRAFTPRDQKAVKTAAQTLRANPAFDAETAITELGVGEALVSFLDEKGRPNVVERAMVIAPESKMGMLGAEGLNSAINKSPLYGRYEDMIDRESAYEKLSSGGFATVGTPQQGQQPQAQQQQQQAGGGLMDGLNELLFGSTGPRGGKRDGIVQTAAKSMARDLGRQILRGVLGSITGGRKK; from the coding sequence ATGAGTGAACCACGGATTATCGCCAAAGCGATGAAAGACGGAAAACCGGAGCAGGATCTGGTGATTTTGCCGGCGTTGGCCAACCGCCACGGGCTGATCACCGGGGCAACCGGCACCGGCAAGACGGTGACGCTGCAGAAAATGGCCGAACAGTTCTCGCGCATCGGCGTGCCGGTGTTCCTGTCCGACGTGAAGGGCGATCTGTCCGGCATCGGCGCCGAGGGCGTGCCTTCCGAGAAACTGCAGGCGCGCCTGGCGGCGATCGGCGTCACCGACTGGCAGCCGCAGGCCTGCACCATTATCCCGTGGGATATTTACGGCGAAAAGGGCCATCCGATCCGCGCCACGATTTCCGATCTCGGGCCGCTGTTGCTGGGGCGCCTGTTGGATCTGAACGAGGTGCAAAGCGGCGTGCTGCAGTTGGTGTTCAAGATCGCCGATGACAATGCGCTGCTGTTGCTGGACATGAAGGACCTGCGCGCCATGGTGCAGTTCGTCGGCGACAACGCCAAACAATTCCAGACCCAGTACGGCAATATCTCTGCCGCGTCGATCGGCGCCATCCAGCGTGGGTTGCTGACGCTGGAAGAGCAGGGCGCCAACCAGTTCTTCGGCGAGCCGATGCTGGACATCAACGATCTGATGAAAACCGACGCCAACGGTCACGGCGTGATCAACCTGCTGGCGGCGGACAAGCTGATCAATCAGCCGAAGCTGTATTCGGTATTCCTGCTGTGGCTGCTGGCCGAGCTGTTTGAGCACCTGCCGGAAGTGGGCGACCCTGAACAGCCGAAGCTGGTGTTCTTCTTCGATGAGGCGCACCTGCTGTTCAACGATGCGCCGGCGGCGCTGTTGACCAAGATCGAACAGGTGGTGCGTTTGATCCGCTCCAAAGGCGTCGGCATTTACTTCGTCACCCAGAACCCGCTGGACATTCCGGACAGCGTGCTGGGCCAGCTGGGCAACCGCGTACAGCATGCGCTGCGCGCCTTTACTCCGCGCGATCAGAAGGCGGTGAAGACGGCGGCGCAAACCCTGCGCGCCAATCCGGCCTTCGATGCCGAAACGGCGATCACCGAGCTGGGCGTGGGCGAAGCGCTGGTGTCATTCCTCGACGAGAAGGGCCGGCCTAACGTGGTGGAGCGGGCGATGGTGATCGCGCCGGAATCCAAAATGGGCATGCTCGGTGCGGAAGGGCTGAACAGCGCGATCAACAAGTCGCCGCTGTATGGCCGCTATGAGGATATGATCGACCGCGAATCCGCCTACGAGAAGCTGTCGTCGGGCGGCTTCGCCACCGTCGGCACCCCGCAGCAGGGGCAGCAACCGCAGGCGCAACAGCAACAACAGCAGGCGGGCGGCGGCCTGATGGACGGCCTGAACGAGCTGCTGTTCGGTTCCACCGGCCCGCGCGGCGGCAAGCGCGACGGCATCGTCCAGACCGCCGCCAAGAGCATGGCGCGCGATCTCGGCCGCCAGATCCTGCGCGGCGTGCTGGGGTCGATCACCGGCGGCCGTAAAAAGTAA
- the btsR gene encoding two-component system response regulator BtsR, whose translation MLNALIVDDEPSARDNLRHLLEAEAEIAIIGECANAIEAISQIHRLQPDVVFLDIQMPRISGLEMVGMLDPNRMPHIVFLTAYDEYAVQAFEEHAFDYLLKPAEPKRLSKTLQRLRQRSAPQDVAALEESAGYLKYIPCTGHSRIYLLRFDEVLAIRSKLSGVFVVRSDGMECFTELTLRTLESRTPLVRCHRQYLVNLEQVREIRFEEGGAAEMIMSAGDPVPVSRRYLKALKEQLGLRG comes from the coding sequence ATGTTAAACGCACTGATTGTTGACGATGAACCTTCCGCCCGCGATAACCTGCGCCATCTGCTGGAGGCCGAGGCGGAGATCGCGATTATCGGCGAATGCGCCAACGCCATCGAAGCCATCAGCCAGATCCACCGGCTGCAGCCGGACGTGGTGTTTCTCGATATCCAGATGCCGCGCATCAGCGGGCTGGAAATGGTCGGCATGCTGGATCCCAACCGCATGCCGCACATCGTGTTTCTGACCGCCTACGACGAATACGCGGTGCAGGCGTTCGAGGAGCATGCCTTCGACTATCTGCTGAAGCCGGCGGAGCCGAAGCGGCTGAGCAAGACGCTGCAACGCCTGCGGCAGCGCAGTGCACCGCAGGACGTGGCGGCGCTGGAAGAGAGCGCCGGTTACCTGAAATACATTCCCTGCACCGGCCACAGCCGCATCTATCTGCTGCGGTTCGACGAAGTGCTGGCGATCCGTTCCAAACTGAGCGGGGTCTTCGTGGTGCGCAGCGACGGCATGGAGTGTTTCACCGAGCTGACGCTGCGCACGCTGGAAAGCCGTACGCCGCTGGTGCGCTGCCATCGGCAGTATCTGGTCAACCTGGAGCAGGTGCGCGAGATCCGCTTTGAAGAGGGCGGTGCGGCGGAGATGATCATGTCGGCCGGGGATCCGGTGCCAGTCAGCCGACGCTATTTGAAGGCGCTGAAAGAGCAACTGGGGCTGCGGGGGTGA
- a CDS encoding sensor histidine kinase, which yields MYEFNQVLLLLQQMCVYLVIAYLLSKTPLFIPLMQVTIRLPHKLLCYVIFSVFCIMGTYFGLHIQDSIANTRAIGAVLGGLLGGPSVGFLVGLTGGLHRYTLGGMTDVACAISTVSEGLVGGIVHSIAMRRGRIELLFNPLFVGGVALVAEVLQMAIILAVARPYDEALQLVEHIALPMMIANTVGAAMFMQILLDRRAMFEKYTSAFSSKALKIAERTEGILRQGFDQENSMKVARVIYQELGIGAVAITDRDKLLAFIGIGDDHHLPGTPIASVHSHRAIDNNEVVYADGNQLSYCCSINPACKLGSTLVIPLRGENQRVIGTIKLYEPKSQLFSTINRTLGEGIASLLSAQIMAGQYERHKQLLAQSEIKLLHAQVNPHFLFNALNTLVAVIRRDGERACDLVQSLSTFFRKNLKRSDDEVSLADEIEHVNAYLQIEKARFADRLEIAVSLPEALLAVRLPAFSLQPIVENAIKHGTSHLLGVGRIEIGACCEGEHLLLQVTDNAGLFQPKPNCSGLGMNLVDKRIRVRYGEGYGVQVDCRPDAYTRITLNVPMERAA from the coding sequence ATGTATGAATTTAACCAGGTGCTGTTGCTGCTGCAGCAGATGTGCGTCTATCTCGTTATCGCCTATCTGCTGAGCAAAACCCCGCTGTTCATCCCGCTGATGCAGGTGACCATTCGCCTGCCGCACAAGCTGCTGTGCTACGTGATCTTCTCGGTGTTCTGCATCATGGGCACCTATTTCGGGCTGCACATTCAGGATTCGATCGCCAACACCCGCGCGATAGGCGCGGTCCTGGGCGGGCTGCTGGGCGGGCCGTCGGTGGGCTTTCTGGTCGGGCTGACCGGTGGCCTGCACCGGTATACGCTCGGCGGCATGACCGATGTGGCCTGCGCGATTTCCACGGTGTCGGAAGGCCTGGTCGGCGGCATTGTGCACAGCATCGCCATGCGCCGGGGGCGCATCGAGCTGCTGTTCAATCCGCTGTTCGTCGGCGGCGTGGCGCTGGTGGCGGAAGTGCTGCAGATGGCGATCATCCTGGCGGTGGCGCGCCCTTACGACGAAGCGTTGCAGCTGGTGGAGCACATCGCGCTGCCGATGATGATCGCCAATACCGTCGGCGCGGCGATGTTCATGCAAATCCTGCTGGATAGGCGCGCGATGTTCGAAAAATACACCAGCGCCTTCTCTTCCAAGGCGCTGAAGATAGCCGAGCGCACCGAGGGCATCCTGCGGCAGGGGTTCGATCAGGAGAACAGCATGAAGGTCGCCCGGGTGATCTATCAGGAGCTGGGCATCGGCGCGGTGGCGATCACCGATCGCGACAAGCTGCTGGCGTTTATCGGCATCGGCGACGATCATCACCTGCCGGGCACGCCGATCGCCTCGGTGCATTCGCATCGCGCCATCGACAACAACGAGGTGGTGTACGCCGACGGTAATCAGCTCTCTTATTGCTGCTCGATCAACCCGGCCTGCAAGCTGGGTTCGACGCTGGTGATCCCGCTGCGCGGCGAAAACCAGCGGGTGATCGGCACCATCAAACTGTACGAACCGAAAAGCCAGCTGTTCAGCACCATCAACCGTACGCTGGGCGAAGGCATCGCCAGCCTGCTGTCGGCGCAGATCATGGCCGGACAGTACGAGCGCCACAAGCAGCTGCTGGCGCAGTCGGAGATCAAGCTGCTGCATGCGCAGGTCAATCCGCATTTCCTGTTCAATGCCTTGAATACCCTGGTGGCGGTGATCCGCCGCGATGGCGAGCGCGCCTGCGATCTGGTGCAGTCCCTCTCGACCTTCTTTCGTAAAAACCTCAAACGCTCGGATGACGAAGTCAGCCTGGCGGACGAGATTGAACACGTGAACGCCTACCTGCAGATCGAGAAAGCGCGCTTCGCCGATCGGCTGGAGATCGCGGTATCGCTGCCGGAGGCGCTGTTGGCGGTGCGGCTGCCGGCGTTCTCGCTGCAGCCAATCGTCGAAAACGCCATCAAGCATGGCACCTCGCATCTGTTGGGCGTGGGTCGCATCGAAATCGGCGCCTGCTGCGAAGGCGAGCATCTGCTGCTGCAGGTGACGGACAACGCCGGGCTGTTCCAGCCGAAACCGAACTGCAGCGGGCTGGGGATGAATCTGGTGGATAAACGCATTCGCGTGCGCTACGGCGAAGGCTATGGCGTGCAGGTGGATTGCCGGCCGGACGCCTACACCCGCATTACGCTCAATGTCCCCATGGAGAGGGCCGCCTGA
- the ppiA gene encoding peptidylprolyl isomerase A: MFKRTLVTFVALCSLTAVAPAALAAGETHVMLTTSAGNIELALDSQKAPVSSQNFVDYVNSGYYNNTIFHRVIPGFMIQGGGFTADMQQKSTKAPIKNEADNGLRNLRGTISMARTADKDSATSQFFLNVADNAFLDHGQRDFGYAVFGKVVKGMDVVDKIAQVPTGNVGPYQNVPTKPVVILSAKVLP, translated from the coding sequence ATGTTCAAACGTACTTTAGTGACCTTCGTCGCGCTGTGTTCCCTGACCGCAGTGGCGCCAGCCGCACTCGCCGCCGGTGAGACCCACGTCATGCTGACGACCTCGGCGGGGAATATCGAGTTGGCGCTCGACAGCCAGAAGGCACCGGTTTCCAGCCAGAACTTCGTCGACTACGTGAACAGCGGGTACTACAACAACACCATCTTCCACCGCGTGATCCCGGGCTTTATGATCCAGGGCGGCGGTTTCACCGCTGACATGCAGCAAAAATCCACCAAGGCGCCGATCAAGAACGAAGCCGACAACGGCTTGCGCAACCTGCGCGGCACCATCTCGATGGCGCGCACCGCCGACAAGGACAGCGCCACCAGCCAGTTCTTCCTGAACGTGGCGGATAACGCCTTCCTGGATCACGGCCAGCGTGACTTCGGCTACGCGGTGTTCGGCAAAGTGGTGAAAGGCATGGACGTGGTGGACAAAATTGCCCAGGTGCCGACCGGCAACGTCGGTCCTTACCAGAATGTGCCGACCAAACCGGTGGTGATTCTGTCGGCCAAGGTACTGCCGTAA
- a CDS encoding PTS lactose/cellobiose transporter subunit IIA has product MTEVSPEFESTIMELLVFSGSARSNALMALRQARAGDFAAAAKHMAESKEWVKKAHLIQTELIGLDEGCGKLAINLITVHAQDHLMNAMVIQDLADDMIELYRRQSQTEGRP; this is encoded by the coding sequence ATGACTGAAGTCAGCCCCGAGTTTGAAAGCACCATCATGGAACTGCTGGTGTTCTCCGGCAGCGCGCGCAGCAATGCGTTGATGGCGCTGCGGCAAGCGCGCGCCGGCGACTTCGCCGCCGCGGCCAAGCACATGGCCGAATCCAAAGAATGGGTGAAGAAGGCGCACCTGATCCAGACCGAGCTGATCGGCCTGGACGAAGGCTGCGGCAAGCTGGCGATCAACCTGATCACCGTGCATGCGCAGGACCATCTGATGAACGCCATGGTGATCCAGGATCTGGCCGACGACATGATCGAGCTCTATCGCCGTCAGTCGCAGACGGAGGGCCGCCCATGA
- a CDS encoding 6-phospho-beta-glucosidase, translating into MSTLKIAVIGGGSSYTPELVDGLIQRIEELPVTELALVDVEPGRQKVETIAALTRRMLARHGLEQVKVSVHFALDDAIRDAAFVLTQFRVGQLPARAADERLGLKYQLLGQETTGVGGFAKALRTIPVMLDIARRVEKLAPDAWIINFTNPAGIVTEAVSRFTKAKIIGLCNVPISMHHMIANMLQAPYADVQLQFAGLNHMVWVHQVTHLGRDVTAKVIDMLCDGAALTMNNIKEEPWQPDFLRALGAIPCPYHRYFYQTREMLAEEMAAAGERGTRAEQVMQVEKELFELYADPQLNTKPEQLSFRGGSFYSEVALELIRAIHNNLGTQLVVNTANRGAIHGLPDDAVIEINCIVDAQGAHPLTFGPLPEPMQALTQQVKAYERLTIEAAVHGDRRSGLLALIANPLVGNANLAQPLLDEVLTINAPYLPQFR; encoded by the coding sequence ATGAGCACGCTCAAAATCGCCGTGATCGGCGGCGGCAGCAGCTACACCCCCGAACTGGTGGACGGGCTGATCCAGCGCATCGAGGAGCTGCCGGTCACCGAACTGGCACTGGTGGACGTCGAACCGGGCCGGCAAAAAGTGGAAACCATCGCCGCCCTGACCCGCCGCATGCTGGCGCGCCACGGGCTGGAGCAGGTGAAGGTCAGCGTGCACTTCGCGCTGGACGACGCCATTCGCGACGCTGCTTTCGTGCTGACCCAGTTCCGCGTCGGGCAACTGCCGGCACGCGCCGCCGATGAACGGCTGGGCCTGAAATATCAGCTGCTCGGCCAGGAGACCACCGGCGTCGGCGGCTTCGCCAAAGCGCTGCGCACCATCCCGGTGATGCTGGATATCGCTCGCCGGGTGGAAAAGCTGGCGCCCGACGCCTGGATCATCAACTTCACCAACCCGGCCGGCATCGTCACCGAGGCGGTGTCTCGCTTTACCAAAGCGAAGATCATCGGCCTGTGCAACGTGCCGATCAGCATGCATCACATGATCGCCAACATGCTGCAGGCGCCTTACGCCGACGTACAGCTGCAGTTCGCCGGCCTGAACCACATGGTCTGGGTGCATCAGGTCACGCACCTGGGGCGCGACGTCACCGCCAAGGTGATCGACATGCTGTGCGACGGTGCGGCGCTGACCATGAACAACATCAAGGAAGAGCCCTGGCAGCCGGACTTCCTGCGCGCGCTCGGCGCGATCCCCTGCCCGTACCACCGCTATTTTTACCAGACCCGCGAGATGCTGGCGGAAGAGATGGCCGCCGCCGGCGAGCGCGGCACCCGCGCCGAGCAGGTGATGCAGGTAGAAAAAGAGCTGTTCGAGCTGTATGCCGATCCGCAGTTAAACACGAAACCGGAGCAGCTCAGCTTCCGCGGCGGTTCTTTCTATTCCGAAGTTGCGCTGGAGCTGATTCGTGCTATCCATAATAATCTCGGCACGCAATTAGTGGTCAACACCGCAAACCGCGGCGCAATCCATGGCCTGCCGGACGATGCTGTGATAGAAATCAACTGTATCGTCGATGCTCAGGGCGCACACCCGCTGACCTTCGGCCCGCTGCCGGAGCCGATGCAGGCCCTGACGCAGCAGGTGAAAGCCTACGAACGTCTAACCATCGAAGCCGCGGTGCACGGCGATCGCCGCAGCGGGTTGCTGGCGCTGATCGCCAACCCGTTAGTGGGCAACGCCAACCTGGCGCAGCCGCTGCTGGACGAGGTGTTGACGATAAACGCGCCGTATTTGCCGCAGTTCAGGTAA